The Armatimonadia bacterium nucleotide sequence AATCGCGAGAACGAGGCCACACTCCGGCGCGCCATGGCCGCAGGCATCCGTGCCGTCGTCTCAGTGGACGCTCCAGCCGACAGACTCCTGGAGGTTCTGCGAGAGGTCGGCGGGATGAACAGCGTCCGTGAGGAGCCGGAGTTCCCGCTCGTTACTGACCCCAACCTGATGCCTCGCAGCATCGCCGTGACCGGGGCCAAGGGCGGAGTGGGCAAGACCACCTGTGCGGTGAACCTGGCGGTGCTGTTTGCCAAGCGGTTCCCCAACGAGGTGGCTCTCGTGGATTTCCACGGGCAGTTCGGCGATGCTGCTCTTGCTCTCGACATCGCAGCTCACGAGACGATCGCCGACCTGGCCTCCTTTGACGAGCTCGACCCCGATCTCGTCGAGACCCACCTCAGCATCCATCAGGCCTCCTCTCTGCGTCTGCTCGCAAGCCCTGATGTTCTTCGCGGCTCCGACATGGACATGAGCCGCCTGAACATCCCCTTCATGGCCGAGCTGATCGGCCTGCTCCGGCGATCCTACCGTTACGTCTTCTTTGATCTGCCTCCGCTTGTCTGGCCGGCGAGTCAGTACGTGTTCTCGCGCTGCCAGCAGGTGTTGGTCGTCACCAACCTCTTCGACCTCGCAGCGATTCGCGACACCAAGGCACTGCTGGAGCTGATCACCGCTGTGATGGGCGACGAGTCACGCATCAAGGTCGTGGCCAACCGGTCGCCGTGGCGAGGTGACTTCAAGCTCGATGACCTCCAGACCACGGCCGGGCGGAAGGTCTTCTTTGAGCTACCCGACGACTTGGAGACCGCGACGGGAGCCCTGAACGCAGGGGTGCCGGCGGTGCTCGAGAGCCCGAACTCCGCCCTTGCACGCGCACTGAACACCTTGGCTGACCGGCTGGCCGGCGAGCTCTAGCCCCAGGGACGTTGGGGGGCGCAAAGGGTCTGGGCACACACCGGGGGACGGCCCTTACGATAGCCGCCGTAGGAGGAAGGAACACGAATGGCAATCCCGAGAGCTGACTATCCGCAGACGGGCGGCGCGAAGCCTTCTGAGGGCGGCCCGGCTGCACATCTTGCCGAAGCCAAAGTCAAGGTCCACCAGAAGCTGCTGCGTGAGACCGAGTTCACCGTCCTGCAGCACATGAGCCAGACGCAGCTGCTGGAGAGAATCCAGTACCTGACGGATATCGTGTCCGACGAGATGGGCGTGTCCTTCTCAGCCAAAACCCGTGAGCAGCTCCAGAACGAGGTGCTCAACGAGGTCACCGGCTACGGACCGATCCAGCCCTTCCTCGATGACCCGACCGTTAGCGAGGTCATGGTCAACGGGCCGAAGATGGTCTACGTCGAACGTGAGGGCCGCCTCCAGAGAACCGACAAGACCTTCATGGACAACGGCCATGTCATGCGGATCATCGAAAAGGTCATTGCTCCCCTGGGCCGCCGCCTCGATGAATCCAGCCCGATGGTCGACGCCCGCCTCCCGGATGGCTCTCGTGTCAACGCCATCATCCCCCCTCTGGCGCTTCTGGGGCCCTGCGTCACCATCCGTAAGTTCTCTGCGGACCCCTTCACCGCCGATGACCTGGTGAGCTTCGGGACGATGACGGAGAAGATGAAGATCTTCCTCGAGGCCTGCGTCAAGGCGAGGCTCAACATCCTCGTCGCGGGCGGAACGGGTAGCGGCAAAACGACTACGCTCAACGTCCTTTCCTCCTTCATTCCCGAGACGGAACGTATCATCACCGTCGAGGATGCGGCCGAACTGCAGATGCAGCAGCCACACGTGCTGACCCTTGAAAGCCGACCGGCCAACATCGAGGGCAAGGGCGAGGTCACGATCCGCAACCTCGTCCGCAACTGCTTGCGTATGCGTCCTGACCGCATCATCGTCGGTGAGTGCCGTGGTGGAGAGGCGCTGGACATGCTCCAGGCCATGAACACTGGCCATGACGGCTCGCTGAGCACGCTCCACTCGAACTCGCCGCGCGACACACTGTCCCGTCTCGAGACCATGGTGCTGATGGCCGGTACTGAGCTGCCGGTGCGGGCAATCCGCGAGCAGATCACCTCGGCCATCAACCTGATCGTCCAGCAGACGCGTCTCCGCGATGGAACTCGGCGCATCAGCTACGTCACCGAGGTACAGCGAATGGAAGGCGACGGGATCGTGCTGGAGGACATCTTCCGCTTAGAGCGGCAGGGGATCGGGCCGGACGGACGCATCATCGCGAACAACCGCCCAACCGGTGTACGGCCGCTGTTCATGGAAACGCTTGCTGCTGAAGGGCAGGACCTGCCCGCCGACATCTTCACGCCGACCAACTAGCCGGTGCCGTGGGCCGGTTGTCGTGTAAGTCGAAAGGGGACCGAGGGGTATGACGCCCACCATCCTTTTGATCGGGGCCTTCATCCTGGGCGCAGTGATGATTGGCTCACTCGTGCTGGTCTTCGTGGGCTCGAATGACCGCGGCAGGCAGCGCCTGGCTACCCTGGAAGCGAAAGGAGCGACCTCTGGCGAGGCCACGGTCTCTACCACCGGGGCACGCGCGGACAACGCACCGACGCTAACCCGTGCCCTGGAGAACAGCGAGTGGGGGCAGGCGCTCCAGGTGGGGCTGATCCGCGCCGGATGGATGCTGCGGCCTTCAGAGTTTGTCGCCCTGTGCCTGCTGGTCGGCGCCGGCACCGCCGCGCTGGTGATGCTGATCTCCCATAGCCTGATCACGGGCATCCTTGTTGGTCTCGCCGGCGTGGTCGCGCCTCACTTTGCGCTCAAGAGCCGCCAGCAGAAGCGCATCAAAGACCTCAGCGCACAGTTGCCTGATGGCCTGGACATGCTCGCAGGATCGCTGCGCAGTGGCTTCTCAGTGCTTCGCGCGATGCAGGTCGTACGTTCGCAGATGCACCCACCAATCGCCGAGGAGTTCGGCCGCGTGGTCGACGAGGTGCAGTACGGCATCCCGCTGGAGGTCGCCCTCGACAACCTGGTAGAGCGCAGTGGAAGCTATGACCTCGAGCTAATCGTCGCAGCCGTGCAGACCCAGTTGGCGGTCGGTGGTAACCTCGCTGAGATCTTCGATAGCATCGCTGAGATGATCCGTGAGCGTGTGCGTCTGCTCGGCGAACTGCAGGCGGCGACCGCTGAGGGCCGGCTTTCTGCCGGCATCCTGCTGGCCATGCCCTTTGTGATGGCGCTCGCGGTGAATGTCATGAGCCCGGGCTACCTGGCACCACTCTTCCATAGCCAGCTGGGGCTCGTTCTTGTGGGCGTCGCCCTGGTGATGATGGGGCTTGGCACCATCATCATGCGAAAACTCATCGAGATTGACGTCTGACGGGTCAGAGGGAGGCGGGCAAGTTGGTACTCGTATACTCTATCGTGGGCTTGATGTTTGCGGGTGTGGCTGTCCTGGTCGTCGGCTCCTTCCTTGAGAGCCGGTCGATCCGCGTCCGCGAGCGCATCGACCGCATTCAGTCCTCGCAGTGGGCTGGCGGATCCCCCCTGGCTCGCGAGCTGCAGAAATCCCTGTATGAACGCGCCATCAAGCCGGCCCTGAGCAAGGCAGGCTCCACTATCCTGCAGATGACCCCGGGAGGGGCCGTCGATACCGCCAAGACAAAGCTGGAAATGGCGGGAGGACCCCAGTCCTTGTCGGTCGCTACCTACCTGGTCCTGCGCGCCCTGGCCTTGGCCGCCGGAGTCCTCGGTGCGATCGCCATCATGGTCATGTGGCAGCACGGCATGCTCATACACCGTATTGGGGCTGCCGGATTCGCGCTCTGTGCAGGCATGATGCTGCCAGAGTATCTGCTGGACAACTCCATTCGGAAGCGGCAGTACATCATCACCAAGAGCCTCCCCGACATCATCGACCTGCTGGTCGTCAGCGCAGAAGCCGGAACCGGTCTCGATGGCGCTCTGGCCGAAGTCGTACGGCGCAAGAAGGGGCCGCTACCTGATGAGTTCCGGCGGGTGCTCACCGAGATCCGCCTCGGCAAACGACGGATGGAGTCTTGGCAGGACCTCTCTGAGCGCTGCGGCATCGAGGACCTCAAGAACCTGGTGGCCGCCCTCCATCAAGCTGAGGAGTTGGGTGTGAGTATCGCCAACACCCTTCGCGCCCAGTCCGACTCCCTGCGGACCCGCCGGAGCATGCGGATCCGGGCGGCTGCAGCTACCCTGTCGGTCAAGATGCTGTTCCCGCTGATCTTCTGTATCTTTCCATCGCTGTTCGTAGTCGTGCTGGGACCTGGCGTAATGTCCATCAACTCTGCCATGAGCGGCCTGGGCTGGTAGAAGCAGCCTGACCCACGTCGCCACACGTCGCCCTCGCATGGTGCTCGACAGCGGGAGGGTAACGATTTCGTGTGATGCGGAACTTGACGGATTATTGAACGGTTGGTTAGTATGGTATTGAGACAACCGCAACGCGCACTCTGGCTCCTTCCGCTGGGGCGGCGAGGGCGCCACAGGGTTGTCAGTGCCCGGGAGCGCGGATGGGCATGAGAGTACTCATCACAAGTCAGGACATCCGGTCCTCCGAGATCGGGGCTGACTTGCTGACACAACGAGAACGGGACTGGGAGGTCATTTCCTGCCACGGTGCTGAGGCTTGGCGCGAACTTGACCGTGGCGGGTTGTGGGATATAGTCGTCTGGGACCTTGAGCTGGGGCGCTGGCCCCATCGCAGGGGAACGGAGCGCCCGGTCATTGTGGCCTGGTGTGCGCCGGAAGACAGTGGGGCTCTCTCCGAAGCCATGGCCCAGGGCGCCGACTACCCTCTCGTCAGGCATCAGGGCTGGGAGAGCTACTTCCCTGAGGTCCTCGAGTGTGCTGCCGAACGGGCTGCGGAGACCAAGGGCCGCCGCTCGGAGCAAGACTCCGTGGATGCCCTGCGGCTGGTGCAGCAGAGCCTGCTCGGGAGCATGTCCGAACCGGCCCTGGTGACGAACAGCCTTGGGGCTATCACGCACTTCAATGACGCTGCGGAGCAGTTCTTCGGCCACGATTCCGCGGCGGTCATCGGGGCAAGGCTCGGGCTCTTCTTCGAGCCCTCATCCCTTGCGGACGCTGTACTCGGTGTCTTGGCAACCGGCAGGTCGGTCCGGGAATTACGGTCCGAGCGCGGACTTCTGGAAGTCAACGAGGATGCTCGCGGGATCCTCCTGCGAGCCTTTCTACGCCGTTGCGACGGCAGCTATGCGCTCTGTGACGTGAAGCTGCGGTCGGTAAGCTCGGCGGCCGGTCGCTTCGACGGATGCGTGATGGTTGTGTCTGAGAGTGCTGCCGGCGGCGAAGAAGCAGCGCGTGAACTGGCACCGGCAGCCAGACTGACAGTGGGGGCTCTGGAGGCCGTAGCGGTGCCGCTGGCCGTTGTGGACGGCACCGGCACGGTACTCCGCCAGAACCGGGCGATGGAGGAGTTCCTCCGTGCGCATGGGATAGCCGCCTCCCAGGGACGCCGGTTCCAGGAGTATCTGTCTGATCCGCAGGGCCTGGTACTGGCCCTTGCCGAAGTCAGCCGCGGCCGCAGTGCCGAGATGCCCTCCCCGGTCACCTTTGTTGGGCGTGGCCCGGCACAGAAGCTTTACCTTAGCCCCGTTCTGGACGGCACGGGTCGGATGGATGCAGCGGTCCTGGTGCTCCAGGAGTGGCAGGGGACGACGGGCAAAGAGAGGGAAGGCAACATCACCGACGCCAGCATCAAGGCACTCACCGCAGCACTGGACATCGTCTCGCGACAGGCCGATCCTGAGGCAATCCTGGCAGGAGTACTGGAGGCGGCAGAGGTCCTGGTTGGCGCCGAGATGGGCATCGCCGTCGTGCGCGTCGGCGACGCGGTGCAGATGGCCCGGGCGAGTCGCGCGGTGTCCCAGGTCTCGACGCAGGCGCTTCAGGAAGCCCTTGAGCAACGGGTGAGCATGGGCTCGGCCCCGACTCATCCCGCTGTCTCGCAGGTGAACTCCATCCAGGGTGGCCCGAACGAGGAGGCACTCCGCAACGTCCTGACCACTGAAGGCGTTCGCACCTTGTGCGAAGCTCCATTCCGGGTGGCTGGCGAGGTGGTGGGTTGGATGCTGCTGGGCAGACGGCGCAGTGACGAGTTCGCGGACAGTTGCAGTCCCCTTACAGAGATTCTGGCAGGCTGTGCTGCCAGCCGCGTTCACGCCCTGGGAGCGACACGCAGGACCCGGTCGTCGGCAACCTCCCAGGAGAAGCTTCTCGAGGTTTCGGTTGCCCTTGGTGCAAGCCGAGACCAGGCGCAGGTGCTGCGGACGGTCGCTGAATCGGCCCTTGATATCATCAACTCCGAGTGTTGCTGCGTGCAGTTACTGGACGAGGAAGGGCAGCAGTTCGAGCAGGACTACACGGCTTGTCGCGCTGGGGTCAGCGCCGCCTGCGGGCGTAAGTCCAGCGAGTTGGTCTGGGAGTCGATCCGCGGGGGCAGGCTGGCCGTACAGACCTTGCCCTTGCTGGAGGGCCAGACTGAGGCAGCTACCGAGGCGGCGGTGCCGATGCTCGTCGATGGCGACCCGCTTGGTGCCATCATCTCGCGGGCGGCCCCGGGCAAGCCTCACACCGATGCCGAGCTGAGTTGCCTACAGCTCCTCGCAGCCCAGGCATCAGCGGCTCTCCATAGCGCCCGGCTCTACGAGGTCTCCAGACGCCGCAGTCAGCACATGGAAGTGATCGCGGCCCAGGCGTGGCAGGAAGAGGCCCGTGCCCGCGCTCTCTTCGAGGTTGCGACGGCCGTGTCCGAGAAGACCGACCTGCCCGAGATCCTGACTGTTGTCACCAAGAGCGCCTGCGCTGAGATCGGTTTCGAGCGGGCACGAATCTACCTGGCTGACCAGGAGCACCTCACCCTCGTGGGAGAGCTGGAGGCGAGGGCCGACGTCGTTGAGACCGTGAAGGAGCTCGATGTCGTTCCCCTGCGACGAGAGCCGGGCAACCGTCTGGCCGAAGCCGCCCTGGGATCGGCTCCGTACATGATCGATGCGGTCGAGGACACCGAGGTCGGAGCTGTCAGTCGACACGAACGGCTCTATGTTCCCCTGGCTTCGCAGGGCATGCTGGTTGGGCTCTTCGTGGCGGACAATCCGCAATCGGGTGCCCCGATCTCGCCGCAGCAGACGCGACTCTTGCGTTCCCTGGCGGGGCTTGCGAGCGTCGCCATTGAGCGAGCCCGTGTAGAGAAGCTGCGTGGAACGCTGATCTCGTCGGTCTCGCACGAGCTACGAGCGCCCCTGGCTTCCATTCGGGCTTACAACGAGTTGGTGTTGGCAGGCGACGCGGGTGCGATCAATGACGAGCAGCGGCTGTATCTGGAGCGTGTCGAGAAGGCCTCGGCCCGCCTGGAGAGGCTGATCGCCGACCTGATGAACCTGTCCAAGCTGCGGGCCGGCGAGGTCACGATCACCAGGGCACCGTCCGACCTGTCGCACATCGTTCAGAGCGTCATGGACACCATGACGCCGAAGGCGAACGACGCCGGGGTCGTGCTGGAGATAGGCCCAATCGACCCCCTTCCGGTCACCGTGACCGACCAGGGCAGACTGGAGCAGGTCCTGACCAACCTGGTGGACAACGCGATCAAGTTCAACAACGAGGGCGGTTGGGTGCGCGTCAGCCTTCGTGGCGAAGGGGCAGAGGCTGTCCTCAGTGTGGCAGACAACGGACCTGGGATACCCAAGTCAGCCCAGGCCCTTATCTTTGAGGAGTTCCAGCACGGAACCGACGCACGTAGCAGAGGGAAAGAGGGCGCTGGGCTGGGCCTGGCCATCGCGAAGCGGGTCGTTGGTGTGCTCGGCGGACGTATGTGGCTGGCGAGCGAGCCCGGACGTGGCTCGACCTTCTACGTCTCGCTTCCGCTGGAGCCCGTCGCCGAGCAAGTCACGGCAGCCGAGGCACAGCAGCCTGGTCTGCCTATGAATCTGGGGGATACGCATGAGCGGGCGCAAAATACTAATCATTGACGACGACGAACTGCTGGTGGGCGCAATCCAGCGGAAGTTCGAAACCGCCGGATTCCAGGTGATCACGGCGACCCGGGGCGGACAGGGCCGCGAGCGGGTCAAGAGCGAGAGCCCTGACCTGGTGATCCTCGACCTTGCCTTGCCAGATGATGACGGCACGGACATCTGCCGAGATGTCCGCGCCTTCTCACGCGTGCCGATCATCATGCTGACCGGCAGGGCCGAGGAGACCGACCGCATCGTCGGCCTCGAGCTTGGCGCCGACGACTACGTGACCAAGCCCTTCAGCCTCAGCGAACTGGTCGCACGCGCTCGTGCCGTGCTGCGCCGCATGGAGCCGCAGCGTGAACCGCCCAAGGAAGAGCCTTCCTATCTTGAGGGCCTGGGCATCACCGTCGACCTGCGCGCACACGAGGTCAAGGTCAGCGACTCGGCGATCTCCCTGACGCCGACCGAGTACAAGCTGCTGGTCGCCCTCATGAAGCGGCCGGGCGAGGTCGTCAGCGCTCAGGAGCTGCTCGATGAGGTCTGGGGATACGACGAGTACGACACCCACCTCGTCGAGGTCCACATCGCGAACCTGCGCAGCAAGGTCGAGGCCGATCCGAAGAACCCGGAGCGCATCCAGACGCTGCGGTCCTTCGGCTACCGCTTCGGGTAGACGCCGCCAAGGCACTACCTACGCAACAGGAAAGAGACGCCTGGTAACAGGCGTCTCTGTTGCTTACCGGCTCAGGAGCCTCAGGACGGCCTCGCGTCTGCCCAGCAACGTCTCCGGCAGTTGGTCGAAGTAATGGGGGCTGACGAAGACCCCTGGCACAGGTGCTAACAGTTGCATCAGCTCCGTCGCCTTGTCACCTGAGATGGCACCGGAGGCCAGCTCCCTGCGCGCGGCTTCCAGAAGCGCGACGTCCTCGAGCCCGTCGCGGATGACCTTCAGCCGCAGCGATGGCACCGTAGCCCCGCCATCGGGGGATGGGTAGACGACCCAGCCGTTGCCGTTGTGCACACCACCATAGGGGAACCCCGAAGGCTTGTCGTCCAGCGTAAGCGTCTTCCAGAAGTCCGGCCCGAAGGTGTACGCGCTCCCGGCCCAGATGAAGATCGCCCTGGCGCCGAAGCAGTGCGACATCCAGATGGCCAGGCGATGCTCCAGCGCCGGGTTGTCGATCTGCATGTTGGGCGCCTGGACCAGCGGTGCGCGCATCTGCCACCGGACCGGCAGGTGGCAGTAGTAGTGCCACAATTGCGGCGTCTTCACGTGACGCTGGCTCTCCGGATCATACCCACTGGCAGACAGGTCCGTCATCCAGGCGTCGCAGCCCTGGGCCATGTCCGCCTGGCCGTCCGAGGCCAGGTAGACGCGGATCCCGGGGTACTTCTCATGCACCATCCGGCAGAAGGGGATGTTCTCGTTGAGGAAGGTCTGGGCGTCCGGCTCGTCACGGTTGCTGTAGACCCAGGTGTTCTCCAGCCATCCCTTCTCACGCAAGTGGGCGTACAGTGAGTCGAAGTCGACGTTGCGCGTGCCCGGACGATCCACGTCGAACATCCGCTGGCCGTGCGCGGCGAGGAACTCGCGAAGGCTATCGAACTTGGCGGGATCTGCCGGGTCCCACTGGCCGCGGAGAGCGTCCACGGGCACAACATGGTGGTCGAGAGCCAGCGCGCACAGGTCCCGGTACTGCTCCTCCGACAGCTTGTTGCGCCGGAACCAGGAGACAAAGGGGTAAGCCTTCGGATCAAGTGTCAGCCCACCGACAACGCGGACCGGCACAACCGCACCGGCAGTCTCTCGGCCGTCGCTGAGGGCAACGCGACAGGTGACGGTCCCCGTTTTCATTTCCGCCGGTAGGTGCACATCGACCCAGAAGACGCCGCAGTCGGTGCCCGAGACCGCTACGTGATCCTCGGGCAGCAGTGGGTCAGGCCAGCGTTCGGAGTGGAACCGCGGATAGGTGGCCGCGGCAGAGGTCTTGACGAAGACCTCGCGGTAGACTTCAACCTGTGCGCCGGGTGCCTCAACAGTCAGTGTGTAGGTAGCCTCCTGCGCAGCGATGCGGGGAAGCGCCACAACCTGAAAGCTCTGGGTCTCTCCGGCGGCGGCCCAGCGCTCGCGGGCTGTGATCGCTGCCGAACCGGCGGGCGCGGCTTCGCCGCGGAACCAGTACTTGGTCGGCCATACCTTCACCAAGTCATGGGTGATCCCCAGGGCGAAGGCTGCCTGCGGTCTGTCTGCGAAGATGGCCTCGAACCGTGCCAGTTGGTCGCTGAAGGCCAGGCCCCAGGGGTCGACGGTATCCTTCATGCCCTGCTCCACCTCCGGAAGCTCGGCAGGCCAAGCTCCGGCAGCCAACAGGAGCACCAGCATTGCGGAAAGCCCCAGCACCCCACCCAACTGCGTTAGGTCCATGTGCATCCCTCCAGTGAAACGGGTGAAGCAATGTTGGGCGTTACTTCGCTTCCCGAGCCCTGCCTTCCTGCGCGGAGGGTACGCCGGGCAAGAGGGCGAATAGCCTAACACTACAGGCGTCTGGCCCTGCGAGGAGGAGGCACGCTATGACTACTGAATACCGCACCGACGACTGGAACACCTACAAGATGCAGACCCGCGAGCCGCACCGCGAACTGGAGCCGCTGGATGCAGAGATCGCGGCCGTTGACGGCGCACTGGCGGTGTTGCAGCAGGCAGGAATCCTCCCGCACATCGACTACGATCAGGAGCGCTTCCTGGCGCATCGCAAGGCCGTCGCGGAGTCCTTCGAGATCCCCTGGACTGCCATCACGCCACGGATGCAGCGTCTCCTGTACGCGATCAGCGCCATCCGGCAGCCCCAGACCATGATCGCAGCGGGCGTCTTCTGTGGCAACACCTTCATCTCGAACGCGGGTGCGGGAGTGGGCCCCGGTGCCTGCTACGGAGCGCAGGAGCTGATCGGCGTCGAGATCAAGCCTGAAGAAGCCGAACGGGCAGAGCGCAACGTGCGGCGAATCGATCCGACCGGCGTCGCCCGCGTTGTCGCTGCCGATGCGGTCGAAGTTGTCGCGGAGTACCCCGGCTCACTCGGCCTGCTCTACCTGGACGCCGACGGCGACAGGCAGCGCGGCAAGGGTATCTACCTGGAGATCCTGCAGGCCGGGTACGACAAGCTGACGCCGGGAGCTGTGATCCTCGCCCACAACAGCGTCAACTGTGCCGAGCGGCTCAAGGACTACCTGGCCTTCGTGCGCGATCCCGCAAACCTGAGCGCGAGTGTCAACGTGATCTTCGACGGTGAGGGCCTGGAAGTGTCCGCCCGATGATCGGCACTGGCTGCCCTGTGGGCAGACCTCTGTGCATCGCGGGAGTGCTGCGCCGACGATGAACACTTTCCTGGAACTTGCTCGCACGCGACGCAGTGTCCGGCGCTACCGTCCCGAGCCGGTCCCCGAGGAACTTCTCGAAGAGCTCCTCGAGGCGGCACGTTGGGCGCCCTCAGCGGTCAACACTCAGCCCTGGGAATTCATCGTCGTCACCGACCCTGCGCTCAAGCAGGAAGTGGGGAAGAGGGCACGCTACTTCGGGGTCGGCTGGCCGCATATCCACGAGGCTCCGGCACTGATCGCCGTCTGCGCAAAGCGCCTGACGGCGTTCTCGCGGGACGACTGCATCTTCGCCGGTGCCAACCTGATGCTGGCGGCCGCTGACCGAGGTCTTGGCACCTGCTGGATCGGCGGCTTCGACGAGAGCGTC carries:
- a CDS encoding nitroreductase family protein; its protein translation is MNTFLELARTRRSVRRYRPEPVPEELLEELLEAARWAPSAVNTQPWEFIVVTDPALKQEVGKRARYFGVGWPHIHEAPALIAVCAKRLTAFSRDDCIFAGANLMLAAADRGLGTCWIGGFDESVLKQLLAIPESYLLPGFCTVGYQEGETPAPPRRELHEMMHRDGFAGRHASLGRWAGPLEVLLRLLKLQFRRRPR